One window from the genome of Ignavibacteria bacterium encodes:
- the arr gene encoding NAD(+)--rifampin ADP-ribosyltransferase, translating to METNKAANKLNTPNPSPFSQTFFHGTKADLKPGDFIEVGYNSNFGQEKRAKYIYLTATLDAAIWGAELALGEGPGRIFLVEPTGKIEDDPNLTDKKFPGNPTMSYRSEHPFKVVGEVAAWQGHSPEQVKAMKDGLVKLKEQGIEAIED from the coding sequence ATGGAAACAAATAAGGCTGCTAATAAATTGAACACTCCTAATCCAAGTCCTTTTTCACAAACATTCTTTCATGGCACAAAGGCTGATTTGAAGCCTGGCGACTTTATCGAAGTGGGTTATAACTCCAACTTTGGACAGGAAAAGAGAGCGAAGTACATTTATCTTACTGCAACATTAGATGCTGCAATCTGGGGAGCTGAACTTGCCTTGGGAGAAGGTCCTGGAAGAATATTTCTGGTTGAGCCTACAGGTAAAATTGAGGATGATCCTAATTTAACAGACAAGAAGTTCCCGGGCAATCCAACCATGTCCTACCGCTCGGAACATCCATTTAAAGTTGTTGGAGAGGTTGCCGCTTGGCAGGGACACTCACCGGAACAGGTCAAAGCCATGAAAGACGGATTAGTAAAACTTAAAGAACAAGGCATTGAGGCAATCGAGGATTGA
- a CDS encoding SPFH domain-containing protein: MIKEKEIRTSNGFIYLFTYISLILLAAVVLIYRGNNASDDYRDIFYIVPSILVMIFSLIMMGGLYTIEPNSAVVLLLFGEYKGTDRTEGFHWANPFYTKKKLSLRTNNFDSQKLKVNDKKGNPIEISAVVVWRVNETAEALFAVEDYKTYTIVQSESAIRHIATIYPYDSTEDDPISLRSSLDEISQALGKEIQERIAGAGIVIEEARINHLAYAPEIAHAMLQRQQAEAVIAARTKIVDGAVGMVEMALKRLSEENVIELDEERKAAMVGNLMVVLCSDRAAQPIINSGTLY, translated from the coding sequence ATGATAAAAGAAAAGGAAATCCGGACATCTAACGGATTCATTTATCTCTTCACTTATATTTCACTGATACTGCTCGCAGCAGTGGTACTGATTTACCGGGGTAACAACGCCTCAGATGATTACAGGGACATATTTTACATAGTTCCTTCCATTCTTGTGATGATCTTTTCTCTCATTATGATGGGCGGTCTCTACACAATCGAACCAAATAGTGCAGTGGTTCTCCTCCTTTTTGGTGAATACAAAGGAACTGACCGTACTGAAGGTTTTCACTGGGCAAATCCCTTCTACACAAAGAAGAAACTTTCTTTGAGGACGAATAACTTTGACAGTCAGAAACTGAAAGTGAACGACAAAAAAGGGAATCCGATAGAAATTTCAGCAGTTGTGGTATGGAGAGTAAATGAAACAGCCGAAGCCCTCTTCGCCGTTGAAGACTACAAAACCTACACAATTGTTCAATCGGAGTCTGCCATCAGGCATATTGCGACGATTTATCCGTACGATTCCACAGAGGATGATCCGATAAGTCTCCGCTCGTCCCTTGATGAGATATCCCAGGCACTCGGAAAGGAAATTCAGGAAAGAATTGCAGGCGCCGGAATCGTCATAGAGGAAGCCAGAATCAATCACCTCGCTTACGCTCCGGAAATTGCTCATGCGATGCTTCAAAGACAACAGGCGGAAGCTGTAATCGCAGCTAGAACCAAGATCGTCGATGGTGCAGTGGGAATGGTGGAAATGGCATTAAAGAGATTGAGTGAGGAGAATGTAATCGAACTCGATGAAGAAAGAAAAGCTGCCATGGTGGGCAACCTGATGGTCGTACTCTGTTCCGACAGGGCTGCTCAACCGATAATCAATTCAGGTACTCTGTATTGA
- a CDS encoding cation transporter, with protein sequence MKIDTYRIAKMDCPSEEQMIRMKLSGISTIKNLEFDLSNRKLKVLHSGESEEIYTKLESLDLDTVLIESATSDSEILEPQREDDQHQKKLLIAVLAINFFFFVFETVAGFLSNSMGLVADGLDMLADAIVYGMALAAVGAHLSRKQRVASISGYLQLILALLGFFEVVRRFIYPEDTPEYLRMIVVSALALLGNGASLIILNRSKNDEAHIRASKIFTSNDVLANIGVITAGVLVYMTNTQFPDLVIGAVVFYLVLRGAIRILKLA encoded by the coding sequence ATGAAAATTGACACATACAGAATAGCAAAGATGGATTGCCCCTCGGAAGAGCAGATGATCCGCATGAAGCTTTCAGGCATCTCAACGATTAAGAATCTTGAGTTTGATCTCTCAAACAGAAAACTGAAGGTCTTACATTCCGGGGAATCAGAGGAGATTTACACAAAACTTGAATCGCTTGATCTCGATACTGTTCTTATAGAAAGTGCCACTTCCGACAGTGAAATTCTCGAACCGCAAAGAGAGGATGATCAGCATCAGAAAAAACTATTGATTGCAGTTCTTGCCATCAATTTTTTCTTTTTCGTATTTGAGACTGTTGCCGGATTTCTCTCAAATTCCATGGGTCTGGTTGCCGATGGTCTGGATATGCTTGCCGATGCGATTGTTTACGGAATGGCACTTGCCGCGGTGGGTGCACACCTTTCGAGGAAGCAAAGAGTAGCTTCGATCAGCGGGTATCTTCAATTGATTCTTGCACTCCTCGGATTTTTTGAGGTAGTGCGGAGGTTTATTTATCCCGAGGATACACCCGAATATCTTCGAATGATAGTAGTCTCGGCTCTTGCACTTCTGGGAAACGGTGCTTCTTTGATTATTCTGAACAGATCAAAGAATGATGAAGCTCACATCCGGGCGAGCAAAATATTTACCTCCAATGATGTACTTGCCAATATCGGGGTGATTACAGCGGGCGTTCTTGTCTACATGACAAACACACAATTCCCTGATCTTGTAATTGGTGCAGTTGTTTTTTACCTGGTACTCAGGGGAGCGATCAGGATATTGAAACTTGCATAA
- a CDS encoding Ig-like domain-containing protein — protein MKTSIKIFSLSLILPVLLFLTGCTRMSSNPHDALSNASANFTITPTDNQAGVSVDQKIQIQFADPVDPLLVENYLHLISEFEFTDSNCRFDSLMNHSNMGMSMRDTSKMNHMDQYHAIGGRFTWSDGNKLCTFTPDSLLKPNTSYMIHIGRGMMESGYMGGMGDMGGHGGSVPQGHMMLHFKTKESSGNHGHH, from the coding sequence ATGAAAACTTCAATAAAAATATTTTCACTTTCTTTAATTCTTCCTGTTCTACTGTTTTTAACAGGATGCACCAGGATGAGTTCAAATCCCCACGATGCTCTCTCCAATGCATCTGCAAATTTCACAATCACCCCAACTGATAATCAGGCAGGCGTTTCAGTAGATCAAAAGATTCAAATTCAATTCGCCGACCCCGTTGATCCATTGTTGGTGGAGAATTATCTCCATTTGATTTCTGAATTCGAATTTACTGACTCAAACTGCCGTTTTGATTCTCTGATGAATCATTCAAATATGGGTATGTCGATGAGGGATACATCGAAAATGAATCATATGGATCAATATCACGCTATTGGAGGAAGGTTTACCTGGTCTGATGGCAATAAATTATGCACATTTACTCCAGATTCATTATTAAAACCAAATACTAGCTATATGATACATATTGGTAGAGGCATGATGGAATCAGGATATATGGGAGGTATGGGGGATATGGGTGGACATGGTGGTTCTGTTCCGCAGGGGCATATGATGTTACATTTTAAAACAAAAGAATCATCGGGTAATCATGGGCACCATTAA
- a CDS encoding alpha/beta hydrolase has product MDENRIHEKIFINIGNTRQGMFIVGENINNPVLLFLHGGPGMPTFFLEKQYPTGLAQHFTVCYWEQTGGGFSFSPEISPEEMSVERIVNDAIEVTKYLRQRFGKEKIYLMGHSWGSLIGILTSARAPHLFEAYIGVAQITNQSESEKLAFKYMLDKYTEAGNRGMVSKFGSYNLENGKTEIIRFFKSPLRDKTMHELGIGTMHGMKSVISGVFIPFMTSKHYSITERINLWRAKMLLLNKTKLIEELFSHNFPDEIPKLAIPVYFLSGIHDLTVNYELSREYLKKIDAPVKGFYTFEKSAHSPMHEEPARFIDIMREDVKMKSNKLADAF; this is encoded by the coding sequence ATGGACGAAAACAGAATTCACGAAAAAATATTTATAAATATTGGTAATACCCGTCAAGGGATGTTCATCGTTGGTGAAAACATCAATAATCCGGTTCTCCTGTTTCTTCACGGGGGACCCGGGATGCCCACATTTTTTTTAGAGAAGCAGTACCCTACGGGGCTGGCGCAGCATTTTACAGTTTGCTATTGGGAGCAGACGGGTGGAGGATTTTCCTTTAGTCCTGAAATCTCTCCCGAAGAGATGAGTGTGGAGAGAATTGTCAATGACGCCATTGAAGTTACGAAGTACCTCAGGCAGAGGTTTGGAAAAGAAAAGATTTACCTGATGGGACATTCATGGGGTTCACTAATCGGAATATTGACTTCAGCAAGAGCTCCCCACCTTTTTGAAGCTTATATCGGTGTTGCTCAGATTACAAACCAGTCGGAATCAGAGAAACTTGCGTTTAAGTACATGCTCGATAAATATACTGAAGCAGGTAACAGAGGCATGGTCTCGAAATTTGGGAGTTACAATTTGGAAAATGGAAAAACGGAGATAATAAGATTTTTCAAATCGCCACTCCGGGACAAAACTATGCACGAGCTTGGGATTGGTACAATGCACGGGATGAAATCGGTAATAAGCGGTGTATTTATTCCTTTTATGACTTCAAAGCACTATTCGATTACAGAAAGAATAAACCTCTGGCGGGCAAAAATGTTGTTACTAAATAAAACAAAACTCATTGAAGAACTGTTTAGTCACAACTTCCCGGATGAGATTCCAAAACTTGCGATTCCGGTTTATTTCCTCTCCGGAATCCATGATCTTACAGTGAATTACGAACTCTCCCGAGAGTATCTGAAGAAAATTGATGCCCCTGTAAAAGGATTCTACACATTCGAGAAATCAGCCCACTCTCCAATGCATGAGGAGCCGGCGAGGTTTATTGATATCATGAGGGAGGATGTGAAAATGAAAAGCAACAAATTGGCTGATGCATTTTGA
- a CDS encoding methyltransferase domain-containing protein: MNNEDKSIHEFDFALICEYFAGVERQGPGSPEATLKALSFINNLNPDSRIADLGCGTGGQTMILAQNSPGSITGIDLFPAFIEIFNSNAEKLNLQDRVKGIAGSMDNLPFNENELDLIWSEGAIYNIGFERGVNEWKKFLKPGGYLAVTEACWFTESRPEEIERYWQAAYPEIDTISNKVNVMQKAGYVPVALFTLHENCWLDNFYDPQSLIQEEFLKKHPGNLNAENLVDEMRHEVEMYNKYKEFYGYAFFIGRKI; this comes from the coding sequence ATGAACAACGAAGATAAATCCATTCACGAGTTTGATTTTGCACTAATCTGCGAATATTTTGCGGGTGTTGAACGACAGGGCCCCGGAAGTCCTGAAGCGACACTTAAAGCCCTGAGTTTCATAAATAATCTTAACCCAGATTCCAGGATTGCAGATCTCGGTTGTGGAACAGGAGGACAAACAATGATCCTGGCACAGAACAGTCCCGGAAGTATTACCGGTATTGACCTTTTTCCCGCATTCATTGAGATTTTTAATTCGAATGCTGAGAAACTGAATTTACAGGATCGGGTAAAAGGAATTGCCGGTTCAATGGATAATCTGCCATTCAATGAGAATGAACTCGACCTGATCTGGTCTGAGGGTGCAATCTACAATATTGGCTTCGAAAGGGGAGTGAATGAATGGAAAAAGTTTTTGAAACCGGGTGGATATCTTGCTGTCACGGAAGCCTGCTGGTTTACTGAATCAAGACCGGAAGAGATTGAAAGATACTGGCAGGCCGCATACCCAGAGATTGACACCATTTCCAATAAAGTAAATGTAATGCAAAAAGCCGGATATGTTCCAGTTGCACTATTCACACTTCACGAAAATTGCTGGTTGGATAATTTTTACGATCCCCAAAGTCTTATTCAGGAGGAATTCCTTAAGAAGCATCCTGGTAACCTGAATGCTGAAAACCTGGTAGATGAGATGAGGCACGAAGTGGAGATGTATAACAAATACAAAGAATTCTATGGTTATGCATTTTTTATCGGGAGAAAGATTTAA
- a CDS encoding PAS domain S-box protein, with amino-acid sequence MKKSTAQSPNINVTGLLFDTNPQTMWIYDLETLQFLAVNDAAIVNYGYSREEFLRMTLNDIRPLDDISKLHEDVANTTKSYNNAGIWRHLKKDGTLIYVQIISHEIVFRNRPARHVLVSDVTGLVLKEQALIQSESNFRGLFEKNVAIMLISDPTDGQVIEANESAARFYGYSIEELKQKKMTEINALGDDALPLMKKASQQEKSYFVFMHKLKNGESRMVEVYYSRVMIDGRHCLHSIIHDITEKKEAQKMLQLLNRAVEQGPAGIFITDTSGRIIYVNSRYCKITGYSAKELKGKNPRLFKSGKMQPSEYQKLWSTILEGKIWRGEMLNKRKNGDLYWEYAVIAPVSDDSGGTTHYVAIKEDITAQKRLIEQLELSKTAAEEANRLKSAFLQNMSHELRTPLIAILGFAEILNEELEDPEFREMAEKIEYSAIRLLDTIKSILALSHAESKLLPVNNTVINICAVAQDQFESFREKAGEKGLGYYISLPKETVFALLDEEMFSRIIFHLLDNAIKFTVKGEVKLSIQTEMIQKEDGQDWLEIKVRVADTGIGIAEEKIPLIFSAFRQVSEGYNRAFEGSGLGLTLSKLFTEKMGGRIDVRSSQNEGTVFEAVFTVRKQDYSLAEPVNTGKCSGSGNILLVEDEPVVFNIVKKMLGPSVVLELAGDAESALEMMKVRSYELVLLDINLGGGMSGLEAVNLIRRIPGYESIPVIACTVYTKGGDDEEYIRQGFDDILPKPFSRQTLIEKISRWMKPEKLETAG; translated from the coding sequence ATGAAGAAAAGCACCGCACAATCTCCCAATATTAATGTCACAGGTCTGCTGTTCGATACCAATCCACAGACCATGTGGATTTATGACCTGGAAACCCTTCAATTTCTCGCCGTTAATGATGCAGCGATCGTAAACTACGGATATTCCCGGGAAGAGTTCCTTCGAATGACACTCAATGATATCAGACCCCTGGATGACATATCCAAACTGCATGAGGATGTTGCGAACACAACAAAGAGTTATAATAATGCAGGTATCTGGAGGCATCTTAAAAAAGACGGTACCCTCATTTATGTTCAAATAATTTCACACGAGATTGTCTTCAGAAACCGTCCGGCACGGCATGTTCTGGTTTCCGATGTAACCGGTTTAGTTCTCAAGGAACAGGCACTTATTCAATCGGAGAGTAATTTCCGCGGGTTGTTTGAAAAAAATGTTGCAATTATGTTGATTTCCGATCCAACCGATGGTCAGGTGATTGAAGCAAATGAATCTGCTGCACGATTTTACGGATACTCAATCGAAGAACTCAAACAAAAAAAGATGACTGAAATTAACGCACTTGGGGATGATGCTCTGCCACTAATGAAGAAAGCATCACAACAGGAAAAGTCATATTTTGTGTTTATGCATAAATTGAAAAACGGGGAAAGCAGGATGGTGGAAGTCTATTACAGCCGGGTGATGATCGACGGCAGACACTGTTTGCATTCCATAATACATGATATCACGGAGAAGAAAGAAGCTCAAAAAATGCTTCAACTCCTTAATCGGGCGGTAGAACAGGGTCCCGCAGGGATATTCATTACCGATACCTCAGGAAGAATTATATATGTGAATTCCAGATATTGCAAAATTACAGGTTACTCTGCAAAAGAATTGAAGGGGAAAAATCCCAGATTGTTTAAATCCGGGAAGATGCAACCGTCGGAGTATCAAAAGTTATGGAGTACAATTCTGGAGGGTAAGATTTGGCGAGGCGAAATGCTAAACAAAAGGAAGAATGGTGATTTATATTGGGAATACGCTGTGATAGCTCCCGTTTCCGATGATTCCGGAGGAACAACTCACTATGTTGCCATCAAAGAAGATATTACAGCCCAAAAGAGGCTCATTGAGCAATTGGAACTCTCCAAAACAGCCGCCGAAGAAGCCAACCGCTTGAAATCAGCTTTCCTTCAGAATATGAGTCACGAACTCAGAACTCCGCTTATTGCCATACTCGGTTTCGCGGAAATTTTGAATGAAGAACTTGAGGATCCTGAATTCCGTGAAATGGCTGAAAAAATTGAATACTCTGCCATCAGACTGTTAGATACAATTAAATCGATTCTTGCCCTTTCACATGCGGAGTCAAAACTTTTGCCTGTAAATAACACAGTAATAAATATCTGTGCCGTTGCACAGGATCAATTCGAGAGTTTCAGGGAAAAAGCCGGTGAAAAAGGGCTCGGATATTATATCTCACTTCCGAAAGAGACGGTCTTTGCTCTTCTCGATGAAGAAATGTTCAGCAGGATTATCTTCCATCTGCTGGATAATGCAATTAAATTCACAGTGAAAGGGGAAGTCAAACTTTCAATCCAAACTGAAATGATTCAAAAAGAAGATGGACAAGATTGGCTCGAAATTAAAGTCCGGGTCGCAGATACGGGGATTGGAATCGCAGAAGAGAAAATTCCATTGATATTTAGTGCATTCAGGCAGGTAAGTGAAGGATACAACAGGGCATTTGAGGGTTCAGGTTTGGGACTCACACTCTCCAAATTGTTTACCGAAAAGATGGGGGGAAGGATTGATGTCAGGAGCAGTCAAAATGAAGGGACGGTTTTCGAGGCAGTTTTCACCGTAAGGAAACAGGACTATTCATTGGCAGAACCTGTAAATACAGGAAAGTGTTCCGGATCGGGTAATATACTCCTTGTTGAAGATGAGCCGGTCGTGTTTAATATTGTCAAAAAGATGCTTGGTCCGTCCGTCGTTTTGGAATTGGCCGGTGACGCAGAATCTGCTTTGGAGATGATGAAAGTAAGGAGTTATGAACTTGTTCTGCTGGATATCAATTTGGGTGGTGGGATGTCCGGACTCGAAGCAGTTAATCTGATCAGGAGAATTCCCGGATATGAAAGTATTCCGGTGATTGCATGTACCGTTTATACAAAAGGTGGGGATGATGAGGAGTACATCAGACAGGGGTTTGATGACATACTTCCCAAACCATTTTCACGACAGACACTGATCGAAAAAATTTCCAGATGGATGAAGCCGGAAAAACTTGAAACAGCGGGTTGA
- a CDS encoding efflux RND transporter periplasmic adaptor subunit gives MDLIKKTEEVKEPTSGNEYDMDKMVTLTGKKQVLANVSTVKILREKLNKEISVYSYLDFAEQSRKVISARFSGRIERLYVDRTGQYIKKGEPLFEIYSPDLVQAQNDFLIALTGVQQIDNSSLVAAAKNKLELFGMTMAQIKEVEQTRKIKNILTYYSPVSGTVIEKKVQEGMYVNEGTSIFDIAELSTLWNISEINEKDIASARLGSLVKLTLKAYPQEEFTGKVTFIYPVVNSKTRTVKVRSEFVNKGGKLKPQMYGETIFSTSSGEGLLVPAEAIIFSGKRTVVWVKASDGMFEGRDVKIGSKFGYKYQVLEGLEENEEVAASGGFLIDSESQLKSGMPSGHQHGESDQPKKEPSAKKSNKKSDEHNNH, from the coding sequence ATGGATCTAATCAAGAAAACCGAAGAAGTAAAAGAACCCACCAGCGGAAACGAATATGACATGGACAAAATGGTTACTCTTACAGGGAAAAAGCAAGTTTTGGCGAATGTTTCCACCGTAAAGATTTTACGCGAAAAACTAAACAAGGAAATTTCTGTTTACAGTTACCTGGATTTTGCCGAACAAAGTAGAAAAGTAATATCAGCAAGATTTAGTGGCAGGATAGAAAGGCTATATGTGGATAGAACCGGACAATACATAAAAAAAGGAGAACCTCTTTTCGAAATTTACAGTCCCGATCTGGTGCAGGCACAGAATGATTTCCTTATCGCTTTAACCGGTGTGCAACAGATTGATAACAGTTCTTTAGTAGCTGCTGCTAAAAACAAACTTGAACTCTTTGGGATGACAATGGCACAAATTAAAGAGGTCGAGCAGACTCGCAAGATTAAAAATATCCTGACCTATTACTCGCCTGTTAGTGGAACGGTCATCGAAAAAAAAGTACAGGAAGGGATGTATGTTAATGAGGGAACATCAATCTTTGACATAGCTGAACTATCAACACTTTGGAATATCTCGGAAATAAATGAGAAAGACATAGCCTCAGCCAGGCTTGGTTCCTTGGTTAAATTAACCTTAAAGGCATATCCGCAGGAAGAGTTCACGGGAAAAGTGACCTTCATTTACCCCGTCGTAAACTCCAAAACGAGGACGGTTAAGGTAAGAAGTGAATTTGTGAATAAAGGTGGAAAATTGAAGCCTCAAATGTATGGTGAGACTATTTTTTCGACTTCTTCTGGTGAGGGTTTATTAGTCCCTGCAGAGGCAATCATATTCTCAGGTAAAAGAACCGTGGTATGGGTGAAAGCTTCTGACGGTATGTTTGAGGGGCGTGATGTGAAAATAGGAAGCAAATTTGGCTATAAGTATCAGGTGCTCGAAGGCTTGGAAGAGAATGAAGAAGTTGCAGCCTCCGGCGGTTTCCTTATCGATTCAGAAAGCCAGCTAAAATCGGGTATGCCTTCAGGGCATCAACATGGAGAATCAGATCAACCGAAAAAGGAACCTTCGGCGAAAAAATCAAATAAAAAATCAGACGAACACAACAATCATTAA
- the katG gene encoding catalase/peroxidase HPI, whose amino-acid sequence MSDNSQSGGKCPFPHSTGIGGGGTQNKDWWPNRLNLNILRQNSPLTNPMDEGYDYKEALKDLDFEGLKKDLTALMTDSQDWWPADFGHYGPFFIRLSWHAAGTYRTSDGRGGASGGYQRFAPLNSWPDNTNLDKARRLLWPIKQKYGSKISWADLLVLAGNVALESMGFKTFGFGAGREDAWEPDSSIYWGKESTWLSDEKRYSGKRDLENPLAAVQMGLIYVNPEGPGGNPDPVLAAHDIRETFARMAMNDEETVALIAGGHTFGKAHGAGDPSLMGPEPEAADIEAQGLGWHNNFGTGKGAHTTTGGPEVTWTTTPAKWSNDFFKHLFEYEYELTKSPAGAQQWVAKNAEPSIPDAHDPSKKHLPTMLTTDLSLRFDPEYEKISRRFYENPDQFADAFARAWFKLTHRDMGPKACYLGSEVPAEDLIWQDPIPAVDHKLVDANYVAALKTKILASGLTISELVSTAWASASTFRGSDKRGGANGARIRLEPQKNWEVNNPAQLAKVLGVLENIQKEFNSAQKDGKKISIADLIVLAGCAGVEKAAKDAGHDVAVPFTPGRMDASQEQTDAESFSVLEPYADGFRNYLKAPFAVPSEHLLVDKAQLLTLTAPEMTVLVGGLRALHANYDNSVTGVFTSRPGVLTNDFFVNLLEMDTIWTATDEAKEKFEGRDSKTGKVKWTATRADLVFGSNSELRAVAEVYACSDGKEKFVKDFVAAWNKVMNLDRFDLK is encoded by the coding sequence ATGAGTGATAATTCACAAAGCGGAGGCAAGTGTCCATTTCCCCATTCCACCGGAATTGGCGGAGGCGGCACACAGAATAAAGACTGGTGGCCTAACCGGTTGAACCTGAACATTTTAAGACAAAATTCCCCTCTCACCAATCCAATGGATGAAGGTTACGACTATAAAGAGGCCTTAAAAGATTTGGACTTTGAAGGGCTGAAAAAAGACCTTACCGCACTTATGACTGATTCTCAGGACTGGTGGCCCGCTGATTTCGGCCATTATGGACCATTTTTTATTCGATTGTCATGGCATGCTGCCGGCACCTACAGAACGAGTGACGGAAGAGGCGGAGCTTCAGGTGGTTATCAGCGATTCGCCCCCCTGAACAGTTGGCCCGACAATACCAACCTCGACAAAGCCCGCAGACTCCTCTGGCCAATCAAACAAAAATACGGCAGCAAAATTTCCTGGGCTGATCTCCTGGTCCTCGCGGGAAATGTGGCTCTCGAGTCGATGGGATTCAAGACCTTCGGATTTGGTGCCGGAAGAGAAGACGCATGGGAACCGGACAGCAGCATCTACTGGGGAAAGGAATCCACATGGTTATCAGATGAAAAACGCTATTCAGGTAAACGCGATCTCGAAAATCCTCTTGCCGCAGTTCAGATGGGACTTATCTATGTAAATCCCGAGGGTCCGGGTGGAAATCCTGATCCCGTTCTCGCAGCCCACGACATCAGAGAAACTTTTGCCCGTATGGCAATGAATGATGAAGAAACTGTAGCTCTTATTGCAGGCGGTCACACATTTGGAAAAGCCCACGGAGCAGGCGACCCTTCACTTATGGGACCTGAACCTGAAGCCGCCGATATTGAAGCACAGGGTCTTGGATGGCACAACAATTTCGGTACAGGAAAAGGTGCTCACACTACCACAGGTGGTCCGGAAGTGACATGGACAACCACTCCGGCAAAGTGGAGCAACGATTTCTTCAAACATCTTTTTGAATACGAATATGAGCTCACCAAAAGCCCGGCAGGCGCTCAGCAATGGGTAGCTAAAAATGCTGAACCATCTATTCCTGATGCGCATGATCCTTCGAAGAAACACCTTCCGACGATGTTGACAACTGATCTTTCACTCAGATTTGATCCTGAATACGAAAAAATTTCAAGACGCTTCTATGAGAATCCTGATCAGTTTGCTGATGCTTTTGCCCGCGCATGGTTCAAATTAACTCACAGGGATATGGGACCAAAAGCCTGCTATCTGGGATCCGAAGTTCCGGCTGAAGACCTCATCTGGCAGGACCCGATTCCCGCAGTTGATCATAAATTAGTCGATGCCAATTATGTTGCCGCATTAAAGACTAAAATTCTCGCTTCAGGGCTTACCATTTCCGAACTTGTTTCAACCGCCTGGGCTTCTGCTTCCACTTTCCGTGGTTCAGATAAAAGAGGTGGAGCCAATGGCGCAAGAATCAGACTAGAGCCTCAGAAAAACTGGGAAGTGAACAACCCGGCACAACTTGCAAAAGTTCTTGGTGTCCTCGAAAACATTCAAAAAGAGTTCAACTCTGCTCAGAAAGACGGGAAGAAAATCTCAATCGCCGATTTGATCGTTCTCGCCGGATGTGCAGGTGTCGAAAAAGCTGCAAAAGATGCAGGACATGATGTTGCCGTTCCGTTCACCCCTGGCAGAATGGATGCATCACAGGAACAGACTGATGCTGAATCGTTCTCAGTTCTCGAACCTTATGCTGACGGTTTCCGTAATTACCTTAAAGCTCCTTTCGCTGTTCCGTCAGAACATCTGCTAGTTGACAAGGCGCAGCTCCTCACCCTCACAGCTCCTGAAATGACAGTACTGGTTGGTGGACTTCGTGCTCTTCATGCCAATTATGACAATTCAGTGACCGGCGTTTTCACAAGTCGTCCCGGTGTCTTAACAAACGATTTCTTTGTGAATCTGCTAGAAATGGACACAATCTGGACAGCAACAGATGAAGCAAAGGAAAAATTTGAAGGAAGAGACAGCAAGACAGGTAAAGTTAAATGGACAGCTACGCGCGCCGACCTCGTATTCGGTTCAAACTCCGAACTAAGAGCAGTTGCTGAAGTGTATGCTTGTTCCGACGGTAAAGAGAAATTTGTTAAGGATTTTGTTGCTGCATGGAATAAAGTTATGAATCTCGACCGGTTTGATCTGAAATAA